From Marmota flaviventris isolate mMarFla1 chromosome X, mMarFla1.hap1, whole genome shotgun sequence, the proteins below share one genomic window:
- the Rap2c gene encoding ras-related protein Rap-2c: MREYKVVVLGSGGVGKSALTVQFVTGTFIEKYDPTIEDFYRKEIEVDSSPSVLEILDTAGTEQFASMRDLYIKNGQGFILVYSLVNQQSFQDIKPMRDQIVRVKRYEKVPLILVGNKVDLEPEREVMSSEGRALAQEWGCPFMETSAKSKSMVDELFAEIVRQMNYSSLPEKQDQCCTTCVVQ; this comes from the exons ATGAGGGAATACAAGGTAGTGGTGTTAGGGAGCGGAGGGGTTGGCAAATCTGCCCTTACTGTGCAGTTTGTCACCGGGACTTTCATTGAGAAATATGACCCCACCATTGAAGATTTCTACCGCAAAGAGATCGAAGTGGACTCTTCCCCCTCCGTGCTGGAAATTCTGGACACCGCAGGAACGGAGCAGTTTGCCTCCATGAGAGATCTCTACATCAAAAACGGCCAAGGTTTCATCCTGGTTTATAGTCTGGTTAATCAACAGTCTTTCCAG GATATCAAGCCAATGAGAGATCAGATTGTCAGAGTGAAAAGATATGAAAAAGTCCCACTAATCCTAGTAGGAAACAAAGTGGATCTGGAACCAGAAAGAGAGGTTATGTCTTCAGAAGGCAGAGCTCTGGCTCAAGAATGGGGCTGCCCTTTCATGGAGACATCGGCAAAAAGTAAATCAATGGTGGATGAACTTTTTGCTGAGATCGTCAGGCAAATGAACTATTCATCACTGCCCGAGAAGCAAGATCAGTGTTGTACAACTTGTGTTGTCCAGTAA